The Calypte anna isolate BGI_N300 chromosome 1, bCalAnn1_v1.p, whole genome shotgun sequence region CTGTCAGAACTTTACAAATGTGTCCATGAACTGCATTTGTCAGGCTTGTGCATAATTTCCAAGTTTCCACAACTCCAGGGCTGAAGTATCAAGGACTCAAATGATTCTTTAATATTACTTAACAATTCTAGTAGGCTTCTTATGAAATGACAGCTCAGTCAGTGAGGTATATTTAAACCTAGTGCAGTTACCAGTCTGTATATAAATCAGTTGATAAAATGATtttgtgtgtatacatatatgtatatccTGTATTTAAACTATTATAGTATTGGAAATTGTGTTGTCCTGTGTCTATTAATGGATTCTTTTTCACTTTGCTACATGACTTTTTGATATGGGATAGacctgaaatatattttttttccaacttattaataaaaacatgtttCCATCATTTCTAAAGAGTCAAGGTATCTcaaaaaatatagaaaacaaagttttccTAGTTGAATTGTAGAGAAACAGAGAGTTTTGTAAATCTGATGGTGATGTGCTCAACAAAACTAAGAGAAGGATACCCCAAATTTCTGTGTGACACATTTTTATCagaggtgggattttttttccctttaggaCCCCAAACATTGACCGCCTGGCAAAGGAAGGAGTGAGACTTACTCAGCAcattgctgcagctgctgtctgtaCTCCAAGCAGAGCAGCTTTCCTGACTGGCAGATACCCCATCAGATCAGGTTGGGCCTCTTTCTCTAGTGGTTCACTGCAGTTTGTCTAGCCATTGTTGCTATTAAAAATCCACTTAAATAAACCATTTTAAAGATGAGTTAATCTAAGGATTTGGGGTGTCAGTGAGGTGGGCAAAAATAAAGACAACTTGATTCAGTGATGGATGGATTTCTATGGGAAAATCTCCACATAAAGAGATTTGATGTGCCTaaatgacaacaacaaaaatccaaacaacaCAAAGCACCCAGAGGTAGAGACATGAAGAATATTGTGTCAACAGTGTATGTTCAATGGTATTTAGGTTATATTAAGTAAAGTGTAAAATTTTGAGAAtccaggcaattttttttcatagtgaaATACGTCTGTGGAATGGTTCTCAAcaataatgttttaaaacaattttactTCAGCCACGTAAATTCATGACAGAAAACTTCAGCTGCCACATGCAGCAGTAACAGTGTAGCTCCTCTGATGTTATTCTGACATACTAAAGGATTAATGCAGTCATGAACTGTGCATTTAAATGCGTACACCTGACTATGCaagccatttttttcctatagaaaacttattttctttcttttttcctctttttttttttttttgatgttatATTTTGATAGAACTTTGGTTGTGAGAGGCTGTCCAATGTCCAAACATAGGCATCTTAATGCCATTTGGTAAACAACCTAACATGGCTGAGGTGTCTGCATTGGACTGCCAGATAATGACATGGGGCTTGGAGGAGACATCATGCTGGGGGTTAATCACAATATGCCATGGCCTACATGTGGCTTGTAAAAAGGCCCCAGGCTTAGGCAACTGAGTGCCACTCATTAAAAACAATCTGAGAAgactgaaaatttgaaattggcttgttttattttaaagacttaTTTCTCTCCAGGCATGGCATCCAACACTCAACGGCAGGTTCTATTTTGGAATGGGTGTTCCGGGGGGCTCCCACCAAATGAAACGACTTTTGCCAGAATACTGCACCAGCAAGGTTATTCTACAGCACTTCTGGGTATGAGACAGAGCAAtattctgccctttttttttttttttttgcttgttgttcAATGAGGCtgcttctgtaaatatttttctttgacagaATGTCTAGGACCAGATAAGCCAGAGTTTCTTATATGCTTAACTGGCAAAATCAGCATGGGGTTCTGAATATCATCCACAAGCCCCAGTGTCAGCACAGCACGTGTGAAAATCCAAAATGAGGATGTACAGAATTCATAGGTGTACATTGTGAATAGAAGTAAAtgtaaaggaaagaattttgttCACCCAGTACAGATTGCTTTAGGAAGAGCCAACAGAGGGATCTATAAGAAcacaaaactgttttctgcCAGCTTAATTATATCTGATTggtagaatttattttatttattcatcctGCTTATGTCATAGTTGAGACCCTAAAAGTGccttcattttctgcaaaaGCAATTCTGCAAAACAGCTGAGGGAGTCCCATTGACTTCATTGGCTTTGGTGTCAGAATACATGTTCAAGAAAGaagatattattatttttattaattattattatttattgatttttttatagctATAGGttttatgaattaattttaattgttatttttattaattctttggtaatttttcctaaACAATTATTAAAGCATACATCTTTCAAACACCTCtcatttttaaactatttttggTGTAGTTAAAGGTGTCATGTGCTTAATTGCAATTGCTGTGATTTTCACACCTCTGCTTGGCTCAGGCACACTGAGGTGTCATTTAGTGCCTAAACTGGAGTTAGTGGTGTACTGACTGCACAGAAGCCTGTGCAAAGGGGTGACCTTTCCCTGGCTCACTGGTATACTCAGCCTGGTATAGATTGTAGTTTAAACTGCATACACACAAGCACAGAGCTGGTTAGCAGTTTTCAAAAATCATTTGTCTGTCTAATAGCCCCTATAGGCCCTTGGTGATAGACTGTCTGTCCTTCAATGTCAGGGTAATTACCCTGCTCTGTAATACGACTTCATTAAAGTTCATTATCAGTGTATGACATATTCTGATTTGTTCAATCATACTGGGTAATTGGAATGTCCTATTTTTGCTACTCATTTTTAGGGTGAATATAGACACACTGAGCCAATATGTACACCTTCATCTTGAAATTTGTTCTGGGACTGTGAATGTCACATAGAACTTGAGTGTAAATTAGTTCATTTTTTTGCCCTTAGCTGTCCCTTTTGGCACAAGGGTTTCCTGTTTTTCTCCCCATCAGGCTACCCATAAATGAATGACTACTTTAtcatgtgaaaaataataaGCACCAAATATTGCAACCCTATTTATTCTTATTCAGGGAGATGTCTGGGCTGACCATTGCCCTACGTGGAATTTTAACAGATAGGTGAGGAAAACCAGCAGTTCTAGGCATATCAAGTGCCAATGCACAATTGCTCCCTGAGAGCCTGTCCCCACTCCACACCAACTCCTCCCTTGGCTGCACCTTAGCTGAAGATTACAGCCAACCTGTTAGAAATATAGGCAGACACATCCCAGGGTAACCATGTTTGATTTAGGatctttgttttatattttcaggGAAGTGGCATATGGGTGTGAACTGCAAATATCGTCGTGATCACTGCCACCATCCTTTAAATCatggttttgattatttttatggCATGCCTTTTACCCTTTTGAATGAGTGTCAAGGCACAGATGACCCTGAACTGGCCAAGTCTTTGCAAGATACATATTGGCTTTACACACAGATGATCATCCTTGCAGTGCTTACCCTTTTGACTGGAAAACTTACTAATATCTTCTCAGTAAAATGGAAAGTGATCGTATGTCTGGCCATCTGTGGTCTCCTGTATTTCATCACCTGGTTTTCCAGCTATGGTTTTACCAAGTACTGGAACTGTATCCTGATGAGAAATCATGATATCACTGAACAACCAATGAATCTAGAAAAAACGGCTTCTAATATGCTGAAAGAGACAGTTTCATTCATTGAAAGGTAACCAATAAAAATTGTATTGTGTTTGAGGgattcttaaaaataatgtgaTAACTGTGTCATACACCACTAGGTGAGGCAGCTGACATCCTGAACTACCTGCTGCTGGACAataatttgttgttttttgacAACCCCCTACCTGTCATCATCCAACTGCTGCCTTTCATCTTGTCAGCTCCTCAGGAAAAGAGAGAtgattattttgcatttatgttTTGCTTACCTAATACAAAGGGGATCGGGCCaagtagaaacagaaaaattcttaGCCTGATGAATGGGCTGTCACAGCAAATGTCATATAAAGTTAATATTTTACAAACAGGGGGGtgaaagttttggttttttctccaaGGGTGTCCTTCATCTGCAGTACTATCAGTAGCCCCAATCAGCATTGTACAAGCCACTAAGTATTTAAAAGTATTCTTGTGTCAAATCTGAGCACATCCCTGAACAAGATAATACTGTTCCTGTCAGAGTTTCTTAGGGGAAATTTGGAATAAGAGAAATCTCTTCTGTAAAACTTTGAGCATGAATAATCTCAGGTTCCTAGGATATTCTGCTTGGCCTGATGGTAAAGGGATACAGTTCCTCTGTGGGTGCAGTGCCAGATTTGCCTCTTCCATGAGGATGTCTCAGATGATTAGTGACatctctgttttaattttaagcaaGAGAGTCCCATTCTTCTTGCCTCTGAGAGAGTGTCAGCCTTTTGCCTGTGAACTTTCTTAGTTATTTATTTAACGTTTTATGTGTCTACTTTGgaaccagaaaaagaaagggctTATTACTCTTTTGAtcttaatacagaaataaaaacttgtaAAAATGCAAGGAtgccaaaatttaaaaatctagcAATAATctagtaataatttttattggGATAGTCACTATCATACCATTTTGGCCGAGTGACAGTTTGCAGAAATAActattgtttccttttatttcagaaacaagCACAGACCATTTCTTCTATTTGTTTCCCTTTTACATGTTCACACTCCTCTCATTACCACAGAGAAGTTTCAAGGAAGAAGCAGACATGGCCTATATGGAGATAATGTAGAGGAGATGGACTGGATGGTGGGTAAGTGGTTGTCTTGAAGGAAACCTTTAATTCATTTGAATTTGGAAAAGCAATTAGAGGCGTTGCCACAGAACTCCCTTTTTGCATATGTCAAAAAACAGTAAACTTGCCTCAGATACACAGTTAGCTCCAGAGACTGCCATTCCATTACTGTCTAGGGAACGGCACTTCAaagtccaaccaggtgttccagcagagactcatgagCAATGatctaagcctatggctctcagaaTTGACTAGCCCAGAtaggtgctgttgctccaaaagcaactgacctctctgctggctagcccAGGACAGAGCCAAGgctgtgtcttaggcctcaccttttattggccccctggtcctgctcatgcgcagtgggggcccaccctaattgggcacaggtgggcttaacacaagctcatgcccactccctggcaattaggggcacctggttgccttgttacactacacatTACCATACCtcttttttaagatgaaagGATTTTCTTGTGACTATTTGTTCCTTCTATTTTTTGACAGTTCTGTGATGCAGCACTATATGCAGTCAAATAATCAACTGTATACTCACTCATATTGTTAATCAAAATGTATGACATTTCTCCAGCTCTCTTTTGTTGCAGAGGATATAGATGGTGAGGCTGatgaattttacattttatggTGATTGTTCTgtgtacttttatttttttatgaaagaaTAGTCCTTGGAGCAGAAACCAGAACTTCCCCGTAGCCAAAAGACCATCTTAAAAAATTAGAGTTTCACTTAAGTAATAACTTGTGTGAAGACAGTATATAATTCACCTAGGACTAAATCTAGGCTTTGAGTGTCAATCACACCTAAGCCTTAATTAGTAGGTCCTTCCAGCTTCAATGAGAGGGAGCTACAAAGCTCCTGTTTGTATTTAGTCAAAAGTGAAGATCCTATTGACAAAGTAGTCACGTCCTGTCTAGGCCAAGATTCAATCCCTgaaccttttcttcctccaataatcctgttttcaaaattgttttttgaGAGGAGCCCCATAACTTCTGACAGGTAGACTGAGAAACTCTGCAAGTTGAATCAGAGGACTCTGCCATGCTCCTCTTGAAACTTTTTTTAGCAACAGTCACCTTCAGGCACAAGCTATGCAAGCAGAGCTGGCTAGCAGAAGTCTGATGATGTAAGGAACATGCCTTGTGTAAGCCAAACAGGATGGCAGCTAATGAAGACAAAAGTTTTCAGGTTTGGACAGCAAAGTAAAATACTTGGGTTCTAATTCAGAACCAAGATGCCCAGTCTCAATCTAAACTCTTTTGGGGGCAGGTGTCTCTTTTTAGGTGGAGTCAATACCTGACCAAGAAGACATGGGAAGTCTGTAAAGGAGAAGAGGTTGTGGAAACGAGACAATcactggcttttattttttccttgtatacTTCAGCTTTTCCTACTTGTTCTGTAACTATGGAAGCTGGTTTTGACAAATATATTTCATGCAGAAGATGGTGAGCATAAGCAATCAAAGATAAATGTTATTCTGTATAAACATTTTATGCTGTTAGTGCCAAAACCTTTCCCTATGAAGTTAGGTGGTTTCCCTATGAATAGTACTCTGTGGAGTTTTTACCACTGACATTAGGAGATTTTGTTTGATAATATGCAGCCTGGTCTCAAAGTCCCTGAGCAGTTCTTGGTGAGAGACAGCAGTTTTCTGTGACTAGTAATCTAGGCAGCACTATTTATGCTTTTAAAGATGCTTGATGCTACAAGGAGACAATCCTTGACTCAGAGAACTTGCAGCATAAATCTGACAGAGTATTCTGAGTAGCTTGAATACAAGCATCATTTgtgtaaattattttccagttatttttattttttatcttcctgGTTTTATAGAAACCACAAACAAACTTTGGACAcattcagctgctttctgttgGGCTCTTGTTACTTCTGTAATGCAGGATTATTTGTGTGTTATTTGTGGTAGTTTATAACAGAACTCTTTCAGGTAAATGGAAAGACTTGATCTTCACTGAATTTTTAGTCAATGTGACTGCATCTCCAGACATAATTGTGATGCTTTGTTTATAGGCAGGCTTTTGGATGTTATTGACAATGAAGGCTTGAAGAATACCACATTCATTTACTTTGCATCTGATCATGGAGGATCCTTAGAGGCTCACAGAGGAAATGCTCGGTTGGGTGGATGGAATGGGATCTATAAAGGTAAAACTTTGTTAGTGTGTACATGCATAAGACttcctctttaaaataaaattatagaataAAATGCACCCCAATAGATTTTATTTACTAAGATATATGCTGGGATGATAACCTTGGATTGAAGGGCTGGAGCAAATGCAGAGCATTGGCTATTCATCTTGCAGCCCTCagagaaaattactttcatgAGAACTACTCCTGACAGCCAGACTGTCTAGCCTGTTCCTAAAGACCTTCAGTCTTATTCCCCAGATAATTCAATAGCTGTGCTacaggagcacagcacaggagTTTTCTGTCTTGGgttttcctgctgcagtttAAACATCAGATCTTGCCCTATTCaccactttttcttcttttcctcctttcaaaaGCCTGTTGTTTCAAGGTCCTCTTGTATTTCCACTTTGTCCTTCCTTTCTTTAGACTCCAGTACACTTGTACCCCTTTCTAGTTCTATGCTGTCTTTAAATATTGTGAGCATACTATCTAATCCACAGCCCAAAACACTACTTAAAAATGTAGTATCACAGAATCTCAAATAGAATGGACCCATAAGGATCATTGAGTTCAAATCCCTGCTTCTTGCAGAGCTACCTAAAAGTAAATCGTGTGACTTGATGCCCAGATGCTCCTTGAGCTCTGACAGGTTTGGTGCCATGGTCATTTTCCCAGAGAGTGATCCAGTgactgatcaccctctcagcaaagaaccttttcctaatgtccagcctGAGTTTCCCCTGATGCAGATCCATAGCACACTGTTTGGAGTCTCACTtggaaaatccttttttttttttttcacagtggaTGATGAGTTGTATCAACACTGGCAGGTATCATGATGATATTTTTCTTGATATAGTTTTCTCTATTTCTCATCAGTCCTATGGATGTTTCATTTAGATTCTCTTTCTATGACTGGCTTGCAACACAGTGACAAAAGCTGGATGGAAATGAAGATCTATTGTATCTCTTTCGTGTTCTGCCTCCAGACTGCTCAGCCTCAAAGAGCCACTGAAACAGCTTGACACTTAATGTGTGATGTAGCCTGGAAAGTGCTCTTCTCACTTACTTCCCTACAGATTCGGGTGCCTTTGACATTGCTCAGAAGCAAAATGCACATTGTCTAGTAGTAAGTTACTTTATGAGCCATGCAAACAATGTTTGATGCAGCTGATACCTCATCTAGGAACCATCATAAATTATAAATTAGCCTCCAGTTATGGATATGAAGTTTCCATAGAAGTAACAGATGTAATAAAGACCAACAGACTCATTTGAGCAACTCAGGAACTAACCTAAGGAATTTACTTCTAACACAAGTATATTAGATACAGGAGaatccagagagaaaaaatgagtATGTTTAGACAGAAGACCACACTAGAGAGCAATGATGAAATCATACCCACTTAGAGAGGAGACAAAAGGAGCTATAATACCATTTTAGATATtaataacagaaaaacattCCCAGTCATACAGCAGAACAAGGGACACCCCAGTGAAACTAACTAGCAATATTTGAAAAAGTAGTTTAATTCATAGATATCTTGAGAACTCACTGCTGGTATCAGTAACAAGGTATTAAAAACAAGAAGATAAATAAGCCATGCATGTGAATAACTTGAACAGTCACTAATGAGTAGCAAAGCATGAGATACCATTGTTTAACATATCACAAAGATTATTGCACAAGCAGGTGGACTTACTCTGTCTATAATCCATCATGCCATCTTGTCAGACTTTAAAACCAAGCTCTGGGAACCTTATCTGTCAGCTATAGCAGTGAGCACATCTCCTACATAGCAAATTCCAGCATCACTTAGCAAAGCCAGGTGCTAATACAAACTAACATTCagttgaggattttttttagcTGAGATAATAAGCTCTCTTCATGTTTTGCTTGCCAGTTTCCCTGCAATCCTTGATTGTAGGAAATTGCTGGATGTAGGTACATCCAACAATGGTTTGCCATTTCTATCCTTGACAGGAGGAATACCAGAGCAAGGGTCATAGAGGTCttgcaatttttgttttctaactaGACCCTCAGCTGGAAGTTCTGGGTTTTGTCCACACCATCTCATTGATATCCCCAACCTTGGCATCTATAATTCATATCTGTACTTAGTTAATGGTTCTCACTTTGAAATGCTATTCAAAACCATGAATATTTTGACTAGTAAAAGAGCCAATgcatggaggagaaaaaatagAAGACAAATATGTAATATAAACCAAGTTAAGAAGGACTCCTTGGATTACATCAAGACAGCTTCAACAGTGATGTAGGTCACAAGTCTTCATCACTGCTGCATATTCAAAGCACTCCCCTGTTTACTGCACAGGCTCTGTGCTCTTCCATTTGGGACGAAGTCAGAGCATCTGAGGGACTGTAAACTCCTGAAGGGCAATCAAGCATTATGTTAATTCTACTCACTGCTCTCCAGGACTGTAATCATTTTGTAATGTTCCTTCTGCCTCTGATTGGGATCTGTCTGACCACCAAATTTACTCTGTGTTAATCTCCCTTCCTTGGACACCAAGTGAGGCTGCAGCCCAAGACTTTGTTTTGTGCGTGTTATTAGTGAGTGCAGAGATTATTCTCAGACATGTCATTCAATTAAAATTATGggttaaatttttttctttcagacatCAGAGCAGGAACTCTTATTCTGCCAA contains the following coding sequences:
- the LOC103535105 gene encoding arylsulfatase D codes for the protein MYLFYTWGSHEVYQGKQWSCIKIWIIFGLFKRTCVANPSKPNFLLILADDLGIGDVGCYGNDTIRTPNIDRLAKEGVRLTQHIAAAAVCTPSRAAFLTGRYPIRSGMASNTQRQVLFWNGCSGGLPPNETTFARILHQQGYSTALLGKWHMGVNCKYRRDHCHHPLNHGFDYFYGMPFTLLNECQGTDDPELAKSLQDTYWLYTQMIILAVLTLLTGKLTNIFSVKWKVIVCLAICGLLYFITWFSSYGFTKYWNCILMRNHDITEQPMNLEKTASNMLKETVSFIERNKHRPFLLFVSLLHVHTPLITTEKFQGRSRHGLYGDNVEEMDWMVGRLLDVIDNEGLKNTTFIYFASDHGGSLEAHRGNARLGGWNGIYKGGKGMGGWEGGIRVPGIVRWPGVLPAGTVINELTSLMDIFPTVVQLAGGSVPQDRVIDGLTLVPLLRGTAQHSGHEFLFHYCGVFLHAVRWHQRDSGTVWKAHYTTPVFQPEASGACFGRGICPCFGDGVTHHDPPLLFDLSRDPSEANPLSTDTEPLFDTITRRIEEAIEEHRKTLTPVPQQLSPYNNIWKPWLQPCCGTFPFCWCDEENNKAGGVA